The Chitinophagales bacterium genome contains a region encoding:
- the secG gene encoding preprotein translocase subunit SecG, producing the protein MYSLITILIVIACVLLILVVLIQNPKGGGLSQTFGGISNQFLGVKRTTDFLEKATWGFVIGISLLSLITFAFVGSGPVVNTGPKSELENATPAPPPIKNLPSAPATQSPLDSTRK; encoded by the coding sequence ATGTATTCCCTTATCACTATTCTTATTGTAATTGCCTGTGTTTTACTCATTTTAGTTGTTTTAATTCAGAATCCAAAAGGGGGGGGGCTTTCTCAGACATTTGGAGGTATATCCAATCAATTTCTAGGGGTAAAACGAACAACAGATTTTCTGGAAAAAGCAACCTGGGGTTTTGTTATAGGTATATCGCTTCTTAGTTTGATAACTTTTGCTTTTGTGGGAAGTGGCCCTGTAGTTAACACAGGTCCTAAATCAGAACTGGAGAATGCAACCCCCGCCCCACCTCCTATAAAAAATCTACCTTCAGCGCCTGCAACGCAGTCGCCTCTTGATTCTACGAGAAAATAA
- a CDS encoding co-chaperone GroES encodes MSKVNLKPLADRVLVQPADAEEKTKGGIIIPDTAKEKPMKGTVMAVGGGKKDEPMTVKAGDTVLYGKYAGTEITIEGQEYLIMRESDIFAII; translated from the coding sequence ATGTCAAAAGTAAATTTGAAACCGTTGGCTGACCGTGTCTTAGTACAGCCTGCAGATGCCGAAGAAAAAACAAAGGGCGGCATTATTATTCCGGACACTGCAAAAGAAAAACCTATGAAAGGTACCGTAATGGCCGTAGGTGGTGGTAAAAAAGATGAACCAATGACGGTGAAGGCCGGAGATACGGTATTATATGGCAAATACGCCGGAACTGAAATCACCATTGAAGGTCAGGAATATTTGATTATGCGTGAGAGCGATATTTTCGCAATAATATAA